A genomic stretch from Candidatus Microthrix parvicella Bio17-1 includes:
- a CDS encoding DUF1003 domain-containing protein: MAERRSGRIHTPSWRRHPAVRSGNQLTRGERWADRLRNGMGSWGFVIAALVFLAGWMLGNRGGGFDPYPFILLNLVLSCLAAMQGAILLIAAKREDQISSELARHDYETNLDAMNDIKAILVLTSDIHRQTVQPVVPPSSQA; encoded by the coding sequence ATGGCAGAACGACGAAGCGGCAGAATCCACACCCCAAGCTGGCGCCGTCACCCGGCCGTGCGCTCCGGCAACCAACTCACCCGCGGTGAACGCTGGGCCGACCGACTGCGAAACGGCATGGGCTCGTGGGGTTTCGTCATTGCCGCCCTGGTATTTCTGGCCGGGTGGATGCTGGGCAACCGCGGCGGCGGCTTCGACCCGTACCCGTTCATCCTCCTCAACCTGGTGTTGTCATGTTTGGCAGCAATGCAGGGCGCCATCCTGCTGATCGCCGCCAAACGCGAAGACCAGATCAGCAGCGAACTGGCGCGACACGACTATGAGACCAATCTCGACGCCATGAACGACATCAAGGCCATCCTCGTCCTCACTTCGGACATCCACCGCCAGACCGTTCAGCCCGTGGTGCCGCCCTCAAGCCAGGCCTGA
- a CDS encoding DUF4913 domain-containing protein, translating into MQGGQAKQRKAGEASQLAPIALRPSNSRAAWCADWWAHPDAVSRLGTAWMAWEAAWAEGGTAPSRWWAVDWAERWLAPSNKSGTFSGCSSGGHRDVSPPCPITPVPERHKQNVQP; encoded by the coding sequence GTGCAAGGTGGCCAGGCCAAACAGCGGAAAGCCGGCGAAGCGAGTCAGCTAGCACCGATCGCGCTCCGCCCGTCCAACTCGCGAGCGGCGTGGTGCGCCGACTGGTGGGCACACCCAGATGCAGTGTCACGTCTCGGCACTGCGTGGATGGCATGGGAGGCCGCTTGGGCCGAAGGCGGCACAGCACCATCACGGTGGTGGGCGGTGGACTGGGCCGAACGCTGGCTGGCACCGTCCAACAAGTCCGGCACCTTCAGCGGATGCTCCAGCGGCGGACACCGCGACGTTTCACCACCATGCCCCATCACCCCCGTCCCCGAAAGGCATAAGCAAAATGTCCAGCCCTGA
- a CDS encoding type II toxin-antitoxin system Phd/YefM family antitoxin: MEAGVRELRDNLSRYLSIVRDGHDVTVTDHGKAVARLVPLDQPRTIDRLISEGLISPPVHEKRPRTAPPVSGSGTVSDLVAEQRR; this comes from the coding sequence ATGGAAGCCGGCGTGAGAGAACTCAGAGACAACCTCAGTCGCTATCTCAGCATCGTGCGGGACGGCCACGATGTGACCGTGACTGACCACGGCAAGGCCGTAGCCCGTCTCGTGCCGCTGGATCAGCCGCGCACGATCGACCGCCTCATCAGCGAAGGTCTGATTTCGCCGCCAGTTCACGAAAAGCGCCCACGCACCGCTCCGCCCGTGAGCGGCAGCGGAACCGTGAGCGATCTGGTCGCTGAGCAGCGTCGGTGA
- a CDS encoding type II toxin-antitoxin system VapC family toxin — protein sequence MIAYFDTSALVPLLVSEPASSTCGRLWNEATLVISTRLIYPEARAALAQARRMSRLTVAGLEQAVDDLDSIALEIGYIEVSAELAASAGDLAQAHGLRGYDAVHLASAALANDGELALMTGDRKLGAAAQAIGISVALTTP from the coding sequence GTGATTGCATACTTCGACACCTCTGCACTCGTTCCGCTGTTGGTCAGCGAACCTGCATCATCGACGTGCGGACGATTGTGGAACGAAGCGACGCTCGTCATCAGCACGCGCCTGATCTATCCCGAAGCGCGAGCAGCGCTGGCCCAGGCTCGACGAATGAGTCGATTGACCGTCGCGGGTTTGGAACAAGCTGTAGACGACCTGGACTCGATCGCCCTGGAGATCGGCTACATCGAGGTCTCGGCCGAGCTAGCGGCATCCGCAGGCGATCTCGCACAGGCCCACGGGCTCCGAGGCTACGACGCAGTACACCTTGCCTCGGCGGCGCTCGCCAACGATGGGGAACTAGCCCTCATGACGGGCGATCGCAAACTCGGAGCGGCAGCTCAGGCGATCGGAATCTCCGTCGCATTGACGACGCCATGA
- a CDS encoding AsnC family transcriptional regulator, with translation MTTTRAHRADALERWADKVDINDLVEAQTAALRTIAELVEQRDGVDTALLDAIRNAREADRSWSEIGAMLGVSKQAAQRKYAAKLAS, from the coding sequence ATGACCACGACACGAGCACACCGAGCCGACGCACTCGAACGGTGGGCCGACAAGGTGGACATCAACGACCTTGTCGAGGCCCAGACAGCGGCTCTTCGAACGATTGCGGAGTTGGTTGAACAACGAGACGGTGTCGACACAGCGCTGCTGGACGCAATTCGCAACGCACGCGAAGCCGACCGTTCCTGGTCCGAAATCGGAGCGATGCTGGGAGTCTCCAAACAGGCCGCTCAGCGAAAGTACGCAGCCAAGCTCGCTTCGTAG
- a CDS encoding tyrosine-type recombinase/integrase — MADTVHTHALPAEIFQPEDPLLVSERVAVAAFLAGYSGGTRVSYTTDLRIFAGWCHDHDLNLFNLKRAHLELFGRWMEQQGRMASTIARRLSTLSSFYKYCQIEDIITKNPAANVRRPKVDCESRTLGLDRNELGALLVQAGLGDVRDGALMTLLALNGLRISEALNADIEDMSTERGHRTLAIVRTGSKHVTIPIAPRTGRALDLYIGDRTIGPIFLGVQGGRMDRYCADRMIKRLTRQAGITKRISPHSLRHSFITAALDAGVPLRDVQEAASHADPRTTMRYDRARRSLDRHATYIVSTFVAGATRQG, encoded by the coding sequence ATGGCCGACACCGTTCACACCCATGCGCTACCGGCAGAGATCTTCCAACCTGAGGACCCGCTCCTGGTGTCGGAACGAGTCGCGGTCGCGGCGTTCCTGGCTGGCTACTCCGGTGGCACCCGCGTCAGCTACACCACTGACCTTCGGATCTTCGCCGGATGGTGCCACGACCACGATCTCAACCTGTTCAACCTCAAACGCGCACATCTGGAGTTGTTTGGCCGGTGGATGGAACAACAAGGCCGGATGGCCTCCACGATCGCCCGACGCCTGTCGACGTTGTCGTCCTTCTACAAGTACTGCCAGATCGAAGACATCATCACGAAGAACCCGGCAGCCAACGTCCGTCGTCCCAAGGTTGACTGCGAGTCCCGCACCCTTGGCCTTGACCGCAACGAACTGGGTGCGCTGCTGGTGCAGGCCGGTCTCGGTGATGTCCGTGATGGTGCCCTCATGACCTTGTTGGCGTTGAACGGGCTGCGGATCTCCGAAGCGCTCAACGCCGACATTGAGGACATGTCGACCGAACGTGGCCACCGGACCCTGGCGATCGTCCGCACGGGCTCCAAGCACGTCACCATCCCCATCGCACCACGGACCGGCCGGGCTCTCGATCTGTACATCGGTGACCGGACGATCGGGCCGATCTTCCTTGGAGTTCAGGGTGGTCGTATGGACCGCTACTGCGCTGATCGGATGATCAAACGGCTGACCCGCCAGGCTGGGATCACCAAACGGATCTCACCTCACAGTCTCCGGCACTCGTTCATCACCGCCGCCCTCGACGCCGGTGTGCCGCTGCGGGATGTTCAGGAAGCAGCCAGTCACGCCGACCCGAGAACCACGATGCGTTACGACCGGGCCAGGCGCAGCCTCGACCGGCACGCCACCTACATCGTGTCCACCTTCGTTGCCGGCGCGACTCGCCAGGGATAG
- a CDS encoding GntR family transcriptional regulator: protein MLLKVDSTSTQSIHDQLAGQLRHAIAVGDLNPGEKLAPAHQLAASLDVNVHTLLRAFKTLRSEGLLEVRRGRGTTVTADAPQQAQFVARARELVAEARHAGLTNHEIRQTVEAQL from the coding sequence ATGCTTCTGAAGGTGGACTCCACGTCAACGCAGTCCATTCACGACCAACTCGCCGGTCAACTCCGCCACGCGATCGCCGTAGGTGACCTCAATCCCGGTGAGAAGTTGGCGCCAGCACACCAGTTGGCCGCAAGTCTCGACGTCAACGTGCACACGTTGCTGCGAGCGTTCAAAACTCTCCGCAGCGAAGGCCTCCTCGAGGTTCGACGTGGGCGCGGTACCACCGTCACTGCAGACGCTCCTCAACAAGCCCAATTCGTGGCCAGAGCTCGCGAACTTGTGGCCGAAGCCCGTCATGCTGGCCTGACCAATCATGAAATTCGCCAAACCGTGGAGGCACAGCTGTGA
- a CDS encoding SDR family NAD(P)-dependent oxidoreductase: protein MPTQPLTGTVALVTGANHGIGAATAIELAERGADIAVSFLRTADQGRTDDYNLARARNAENVIGAIETLGQRAVGIEADLSDPDVPARLFDEAEAALGPVSVLVHNASGWHKDSFSPDRGDAVGRTSVMVNPKSIDSQLHIDARAGALLMAEFITRHRARNARWGRVVTLTSGEGKHFPGEVSYGAGKAALISYTLSAAAEMADSGVTANVVYPPVTDTGWITDEVRAFVANDFDHHHVAEPSEVAEVIGWLCGEAGRIVTGNVIRLR, encoded by the coding sequence ATGCCCACGCAACCACTTACAGGAACAGTCGCCCTCGTCACTGGCGCAAACCACGGAATCGGCGCCGCAACAGCGATCGAACTGGCCGAACGAGGCGCCGACATTGCCGTCTCGTTTCTGCGCACCGCTGACCAAGGACGGACCGACGACTACAACCTCGCACGAGCCCGTAACGCCGAGAATGTCATCGGCGCCATCGAGACACTCGGCCAACGAGCCGTAGGTATCGAAGCTGATCTTTCAGACCCGGACGTGCCGGCACGCCTCTTCGACGAGGCTGAGGCGGCCCTCGGTCCCGTGTCAGTGTTGGTCCACAACGCGAGCGGCTGGCACAAGGACAGCTTCTCGCCCGATCGAGGCGATGCCGTCGGCCGAACCAGCGTCATGGTCAACCCAAAATCGATCGACTCCCAACTCCACATCGACGCCCGAGCGGGTGCCCTCCTCATGGCAGAGTTCATAACCCGACACCGAGCCCGCAATGCGCGGTGGGGTCGAGTCGTGACGCTTACCTCGGGCGAAGGCAAACATTTCCCGGGAGAGGTGTCCTACGGCGCTGGCAAAGCCGCACTGATCAGCTACACGCTGTCCGCAGCAGCAGAGATGGCAGACAGCGGGGTCACCGCCAACGTCGTCTATCCACCAGTCACCGATACCGGCTGGATCACCGACGAGGTTCGCGCATTCGTAGCCAACGACTTTGACCATCATCACGTTGCGGAACCATCCGAGGTCGCTGAGGTCATTGGATGGCTGTGCGGCGAAGCAGGCCGCATCGTCACCGGGAACGTCATCCGGCTCCGGTAG
- a CDS encoding nucleotidyltransferase family protein has product MDAASVTLPSLVSAHRADIENLVRRHRGRSISLFGSVARGEANAESDIDFLVEFEPTSSLLDLIHLEEALGDLLGVEVDVVSAGALLDRDDEIRRDALPL; this is encoded by the coding sequence ATGGACGCCGCTTCCGTGACCTTGCCGTCGTTGGTCAGCGCCCACCGTGCCGACATCGAGAACCTCGTCCGCCGACACCGGGGTCGTTCGATCTCGTTATTCGGATCTGTCGCTCGGGGTGAGGCCAACGCTGAGAGCGACATTGATTTCCTGGTCGAGTTCGAGCCGACGAGTTCGTTGCTCGATTTGATCCATCTCGAAGAAGCGCTGGGCGATCTGCTCGGCGTCGAAGTCGACGTGGTATCAGCGGGTGCTCTGTTGGATCGCGACGACGAGATACGGCGCGACGCGCTGCCGTTGTGA
- a CDS encoding IS3 family transposase has product MLGAARRRECPRQRELPEVLVTNIEGWAERVGAELAAKAFGVAPRTWRHHAQKQRGELPERPSRATGKPRRPHPAKLTDEEEQEVVDTLCSEEFVDVGVDEVFVTILDDGIYLCSPSTMHRILRDRGLNGQRRQGNPRQGHPRPRVVATAPNMVWVWDISRIPGPAKGVWFYLYLVMDLWSRKAVGWCVDIEETAAIAEKLIATIAAREGIERHQLEVHSDRGAQMTSGTLAELYDTLGVRRSLSRPRVSNDNPHAEAAFKTLKYRPDWPTTFETLAEVTAHCEQFFGWYNNEHHHSGIGMLTPADRHGGHGQRIDIARQAVLDAAFQAHPERFPNGRPHPPHQPERVWINPTELHTR; this is encoded by the coding sequence ATGCTTGGCGCTGCACGTCGACGTGAGTGTCCACGGCAGCGCGAACTCCCCGAAGTTCTAGTCACCAACATCGAAGGGTGGGCCGAGAGGGTCGGGGCCGAGTTGGCTGCGAAAGCGTTTGGTGTGGCCCCGAGAACGTGGCGTCACCACGCCCAGAAACAGCGGGGCGAACTGCCCGAGCGCCCATCGAGGGCGACCGGGAAACCCAGACGTCCGCACCCGGCGAAACTCACCGACGAGGAGGAACAGGAGGTGGTCGACACGTTGTGTTCGGAGGAGTTTGTGGATGTTGGTGTCGACGAGGTGTTCGTCACCATTCTCGATGACGGTATCTACTTGTGCTCACCGTCCACGATGCACCGGATCCTGAGGGATCGTGGCCTCAATGGGCAACGCCGCCAAGGGAACCCCCGTCAGGGCCACCCTCGGCCGAGGGTGGTCGCGACCGCACCGAACATGGTGTGGGTATGGGACATCAGCCGGATCCCGGGCCCGGCCAAGGGGGTGTGGTTCTACCTGTATCTGGTGATGGACTTGTGGTCCCGTAAAGCGGTTGGCTGGTGTGTCGACATCGAGGAAACCGCTGCCATCGCCGAGAAGCTGATCGCCACCATCGCAGCCCGGGAAGGGATCGAACGTCACCAGTTGGAGGTCCATTCGGATCGGGGCGCCCAGATGACCTCGGGGACGCTCGCCGAGCTGTACGACACTCTCGGTGTGCGCCGGTCGTTGTCACGACCGCGGGTGTCCAACGACAACCCCCACGCGGAGGCTGCGTTCAAAACGTTGAAGTACCGGCCGGACTGGCCCACAACGTTTGAGACGCTCGCGGAGGTGACCGCTCACTGCGAACAGTTCTTTGGCTGGTATAACAACGAGCATCATCATTCGGGCATCGGGATGCTTACCCCCGCTGATCGTCACGGCGGGCACGGTCAACGGATCGACATCGCCCGTCAGGCCGTCCTTGATGCCGCCTTCCAGGCGCACCCGGAGCGGTTCCCCAACGGGCGGCCACACCCGCCCCACCAGCCCGAACGGGTGTGGATCAACCCCACCGAACTACACACCCGCTGA
- a CDS encoding DUF433 domain-containing protein — MVFTRITSDPTTMAGVPCIRGLRFPVATVIAMVADGMTNEEILAEHPDLEAGDITEALKFAGLAVQERQLPLLSA; from the coding sequence ATGGTCTTCACCAGGATCACCTCAGACCCAACCACGATGGCTGGCGTCCCTTGCATTCGAGGTTTGCGTTTTCCCGTAGCGACTGTCATCGCGATGGTTGCCGATGGCATGACCAACGAAGAGATCCTCGCTGAGCATCCTGATCTTGAGGCCGGGGACATCACCGAAGCGCTCAAGTTCGCAGGGCTTGCTGTGCAGGAACGTCAGTTGCCACTCCTCTCGGCGTGA
- a CDS encoding DUF5615 family PIN-like protein, whose product MRFLLDQNVSPVLVGLLAEAGHSAEHLRDLGLSRAPDHEVLATATTTGAVLVSSDTDFGELLARSNAAGPSVILLRRQEDRRADDIAALIIANLDAVADDLSAGALVVLDNERIRIRSLPFRPEN is encoded by the coding sequence GTGAGGTTTCTGCTCGACCAGAACGTCTCACCGGTCCTAGTCGGCTTGCTGGCCGAAGCCGGGCATTCCGCTGAGCATCTGCGAGATCTGGGTTTGAGCCGGGCTCCAGACCACGAGGTGCTCGCCACGGCAACAACGACAGGCGCTGTGCTCGTCTCATCAGACACCGACTTTGGTGAGCTGCTTGCTCGTTCCAACGCAGCAGGGCCGTCGGTGATTCTGTTAAGACGTCAGGAAGACCGCCGAGCCGACGACATCGCCGCGCTGATCATCGCCAACCTCGACGCGGTGGCCGACGATCTCTCGGCCGGAGCTCTCGTCGTCCTCGACAACGAGCGAATCCGGATTCGGAGTCTTCCGTTCCGACCTGAGAACTAG
- a CDS encoding IS4 family transposase, whose translation MPRAGQLKPESDRRLSDLVSVGVLMRAFPPDAVDRVILEAGAKEQRHRALPAWVMAYYSMGMALYADGSYVDVLALLTDGLSWTSGWEDAWKLPTKSAISQARQRLGSAPVEQLFRQVTGPLATVDTPGSFLAGRRLVAIDGTTFDLDDSPANDGFFGRPGVNKGERSAFPQARVVAVAECGTHAMFDAEIGVYSAGERELAGPLIDRLAPDMMLLADRGFYSAALWQQAASTGADLLWRVSKSIKPRPVEELCDGSWVVEIRPPKTPGISRGKAFRVRLIDYTVDNHTGQEPSEIRLFTTVMDPGDIGAQELAVAYTQRWEIETAFDELKTHQRGARVVLRSRSPDMVHQEIWGHLCCHYAIRTLMCEAAHHAGRDPDRVSFVAAINIARATIAQPGDFPPSAH comes from the coding sequence ATGCCACGTGCTGGACAGTTGAAGCCCGAGTCGGATCGTCGTTTGTCGGATTTGGTGTCGGTGGGGGTGTTGATGAGGGCGTTCCCGCCAGATGCTGTTGATCGGGTGATCTTGGAGGCGGGTGCGAAGGAGCAACGCCACCGGGCGTTACCGGCGTGGGTGATGGCCTATTACTCGATGGGCATGGCCCTCTACGCGGACGGCTCGTATGTGGATGTGTTGGCGTTGTTGACCGACGGGTTGTCGTGGACTTCGGGGTGGGAGGACGCCTGGAAGTTGCCGACGAAGTCGGCGATCTCCCAGGCCCGTCAACGTCTTGGGTCCGCGCCGGTGGAGCAGTTGTTCCGTCAGGTGACCGGCCCGCTCGCAACGGTTGATACGCCGGGGTCGTTTTTGGCTGGCCGTCGTTTGGTCGCGATTGATGGGACCACGTTCGATCTTGATGACAGCCCGGCCAACGACGGGTTCTTTGGGCGGCCGGGGGTGAACAAAGGCGAACGGTCCGCGTTCCCCCAGGCCCGGGTTGTTGCGGTCGCTGAGTGTGGCACCCACGCGATGTTCGACGCGGAGATCGGTGTGTACTCGGCTGGTGAACGCGAACTGGCCGGGCCGTTGATCGACCGGCTGGCCCCGGACATGATGCTGCTCGCAGATCGCGGTTTCTACAGTGCTGCGTTGTGGCAACAGGCCGCATCGACCGGTGCGGATCTGTTGTGGCGGGTCTCGAAATCGATCAAACCCCGCCCGGTTGAGGAACTCTGCGACGGGTCGTGGGTCGTGGAGATCCGCCCACCGAAAACCCCTGGGATCAGCCGGGGCAAGGCGTTCCGGGTTCGGCTGATCGATTACACCGTCGACAACCATACCGGCCAAGAACCCTCGGAGATCCGGCTGTTCACCACCGTGATGGACCCGGGCGACATCGGAGCCCAAGAACTCGCTGTGGCGTACACCCAACGATGGGAGATCGAAACAGCTTTCGACGAGTTGAAAACCCATCAGCGCGGAGCGAGGGTGGTCCTCCGGTCGAGGTCGCCGGACATGGTCCACCAAGAGATCTGGGGGCACCTGTGTTGCCACTACGCCATCAGAACGTTGATGTGTGAAGCCGCCCACCACGCCGGCCGAGACCCGGACCGGGTCTCTTTCGTTGCTGCCATCAACATCGCTCGTGCCACCATCGCTCAACCGGGCGACTTTCCCCCCTCAGCACACTGA
- a CDS encoding ribbon-helix-helix protein, CopG family, producing the protein MTMISFRVDDNEADAAQRWADELRIDKSELLREALHRHLSRLASEHDAERWLETPLSADESAIGQVADWGPAEDFSDWADATR; encoded by the coding sequence ATGACAATGATCAGCTTCAGAGTTGACGACAACGAAGCAGACGCAGCGCAGCGATGGGCCGACGAACTGCGCATCGACAAATCTGAGCTTCTCCGCGAGGCACTTCATCGTCACCTCAGCCGGCTCGCCTCCGAACATGATGCCGAAAGATGGTTGGAGACTCCACTGTCAGCCGACGAGTCGGCAATCGGCCAGGTGGCCGATTGGGGACCCGCCGAGGACTTCTCGGACTGGGCCGATGCAACACGGTGA
- a CDS encoding type II toxin-antitoxin system PemK/MazF family toxin, with the protein MQHGEIWFAETPGGDRPVLVLTRDPVADRIGSVVVAAITRTVRGLVSELDLNPGDGVPTDCVVNFDNIHTIPRSAFRRQITQLEPSRLRQACQTLRDATGC; encoded by the coding sequence ATGCAACACGGTGAGATCTGGTTCGCAGAAACGCCCGGCGGGGACCGCCCGGTGTTGGTACTCACCCGAGATCCAGTGGCTGATCGCATTGGGTCAGTCGTGGTGGCGGCCATCACGCGAACCGTCCGCGGCCTGGTCTCTGAGCTCGACCTGAACCCCGGCGACGGCGTCCCAACCGACTGCGTCGTCAACTTCGACAACATCCACACCATTCCGCGTTCCGCATTCCGACGACAGATCACCCAGCTCGAGCCATCACGGCTGAGGCAGGCATGCCAAACGTTGCGCGACGCCACCGGGTGTTGA
- a CDS encoding ABC transporter ATP-binding protein: MGAGESVAVRGPSGSGKSTLLNALAGLVPSSADELVVCGMDVSRSTSAKLDDLRLRRIGYVLQDGALFEELSLTANVALPLRLQGVDRSEADGRAEEWLGALGLIEETVRLPGECSGGERQRAAVARAFVHGPSLVLADEPTGALDRRTSELVVDSMVEQQRRSGAAMVVVTHDDAVAERMDRIVDLFSGVLTARSESAG; the protein is encoded by the coding sequence GTGGGCGCTGGTGAGTCCGTTGCTGTTCGGGGGCCGTCCGGGAGCGGTAAGTCGACGTTGTTGAATGCATTGGCCGGTCTTGTTCCGAGTTCTGCCGACGAGCTTGTCGTCTGCGGCATGGATGTGAGTCGGTCAACTTCTGCGAAGCTTGATGATTTGCGGCTTCGCAGGATTGGCTACGTGCTGCAGGATGGGGCGTTGTTTGAGGAGCTCAGCCTGACGGCGAACGTGGCATTGCCGCTTCGTCTTCAGGGGGTTGATCGGTCCGAAGCGGATGGCCGGGCCGAGGAGTGGCTCGGTGCGCTTGGGTTGATCGAGGAAACCGTCCGTCTTCCGGGTGAGTGTTCGGGCGGCGAACGTCAGCGGGCTGCTGTGGCTCGCGCCTTTGTCCACGGTCCGAGTTTGGTGCTGGCCGACGAGCCGACCGGTGCTTTGGACCGTCGAACGAGCGAGCTGGTGGTCGATTCGATGGTGGAACAGCAACGACGATCGGGTGCGGCCATGGTTGTGGTGACCCATGATGATGCGGTTGCTGAGAGAATGGACCGAATTGTCGATCTGTTTTCGGGGGTGTTGACGGCCAGGTCGGAGTCGGCGGGGTGA
- a CDS encoding S-layer homology domain-containing protein, whose product MSDGLSRIWMSMALLVSIAAFGLGVPAGAAPAAPGAPAAPAASRVVSDASCSAPAPHGFSDVPTSHWANTAIAWLVEAKITGGTGPGKYSPNAGVTRAQMAQFLWANADKPAPTASHGFTDVTASHWANTAIAWLVTAGITGGTGPGKYSPNAGVTRAQMAQFLWTNADKPAPTASHGFTDVPTSHWANTAIAWLVEAEITGGTGPGKYSPNARVTRAQMAQFLWANACAPSSPTPKLSMDAGNEHTCAVKPNRTAKCWGYNHYGQLGDGTKTGRNTPTPVIALRNVTEITTGGNHTCALSTNGTVKCWGTARLENVNGTDRNTPTPVAGLRNVTAITAGGNHTCALTTNGTVKCWGYNTYGQLGDDTTTDRLTPTPVAGLTNVTSITGAGASLEGHTCATLTNNTVKCWGNNSKGQLGDGTTTNRLTPTTVTGLTNVATISAGARHTCATLTNNTAKCWGSNLYSQLGSPKSGDTSMRTSPTQVTGLTNATTIAAGNDHTCATINNGSAQCWGWNPYGQLGDGTEYTERTTPKPVTGLIDVTTITAGGLYTCATITNNTAKCWGSNVEGQLGDGTTTKRLTPTPVTGL is encoded by the coding sequence ATGAGCGACGGTCTGTCTCGTATCTGGATGTCCATGGCCTTGCTGGTCAGCATCGCCGCCTTCGGGCTGGGTGTGCCGGCCGGCGCTGCTCCAGCGGCTCCAGGCGCTCCGGCTGCTCCGGCAGCATCCCGGGTTGTGAGCGACGCATCGTGTTCTGCGCCGGCTCCACACGGGTTCTCCGACGTTCCGACCAGCCACTGGGCCAACACCGCCATCGCATGGCTCGTCGAAGCCAAAATCACCGGAGGCACCGGCCCTGGCAAGTACTCACCAAACGCGGGCGTGACCCGTGCCCAAATGGCCCAGTTCTTGTGGGCCAACGCCGACAAGCCCGCACCCACAGCCTCCCACGGGTTCACCGACGTCACAGCCAGCCACTGGGCCAACACCGCCATCGCATGGCTGGTCACAGCCGGCATCACCGGAGGCACCGGCCCTGGCAAGTACTCACCAAACGCGGGCGTGACCCGTGCCCAAATGGCCCAGTTCTTGTGGACCAACGCCGACAAACCCGCACCCACAGCCTCCCACGGGTTCACCGACGTTCCGACCAGCCACTGGGCCAACACCGCCATCGCATGGCTCGTCGAAGCCGAAATCACCGGAGGCACCGGCCCTGGCAAGTACTCCCCCAACGCGAGGGTGACCCGTGCCCAGATGGCCCAGTTCCTGTGGGCCAACGCCTGCGCACCGTCCAGCCCAACCCCCAAACTCAGCATGGACGCCGGCAACGAACACACCTGTGCTGTGAAACCAAACCGCACCGCCAAATGCTGGGGCTACAACCACTACGGTCAGCTCGGTGACGGCACCAAAACCGGCCGCAACACACCCACACCCGTGATCGCCCTCCGCAATGTCACCGAAATCACCACCGGCGGCAACCACACCTGCGCTCTCAGCACCAACGGCACCGTCAAATGCTGGGGCACAGCCCGCCTCGAGAACGTCAACGGGACCGACCGCAACACACCCACACCCGTCGCCGGCCTTCGCAATGTCACCGCCATCACCGCCGGCGGCAACCACACCTGCGCGCTCACCACCAACGGCACCGTCAAATGCTGGGGCTACAACACGTACGGCCAGCTGGGTGACGACACCACCACCGACCGCCTCACACCCACACCCGTCGCCGGGCTCACCAACGTCACGTCAATCACCGGCGCCGGGGCCTCCCTTGAGGGGCACACCTGCGCAACCCTCACCAACAACACCGTCAAATGCTGGGGCAACAACAGCAAGGGTCAGCTCGGTGACGGCACCACCACCAACCGCCTCACACCCACCACCGTCACCGGGCTCACCAACGTCGCCACCATCTCCGCCGGCGCCCGTCACACCTGCGCAACCCTCACCAACAACACCGCCAAATGCTGGGGCTCCAACCTCTACAGCCAACTCGGCAGCCCCAAATCTGGCGACACCTCGATGCGCACCTCCCCCACACAGGTCACCGGCCTCACCAACGCCACCACCATCGCAGCCGGCAACGACCACACCTGCGCAACCATCAACAACGGCAGCGCCCAATGCTGGGGCTGGAACCCGTACGGCCAGCTCGGCGACGGCACCGAGTACACCGAGCGCACCACCCCCAAACCCGTCACCGGGCTCATCGACGTCACCACCATCACAGCCGGCGGGCTCTATACCTGCGCCACCATCACCAACAACACCGCCAAATGCTGGGGCTCCAATGTCGAGGGCCAGCTCGGTGACGGCACCACCACCAAACGCCTCACCCCGACACCCGTCACCGGCCTGTAG